A genome region from Candidatus Methylacidiphilales bacterium includes the following:
- the purL gene encoding phosphoribosylformylglycinamidine synthase subunit PurL produces MDPQITPELIAQHGLTPDEYAKIQQILGRDPNFTELGIFSVMWSEHCSYKNSRPELKKFPTTGPRVLVKAGEENAGVLDIGDGMAVCFKIESHNHPSAVEPFQGAATGVGGILRDIFTMGARPVANLNSLRFGPITGDSEEARTNRRLFAGVVAGIAHYGNCIGVPTTGGEVYFDPSYNGNPLVNAFSLGILRHDQIRKGAATGVGNPVFYVGAKTGRDGLAGAAFASRDLTEESKEDRPAVQVGDPFMEKLLLEACLELFQHPEAVVGVQDMGAAGLTCSTCETASRGDSGIEIDLAKVPQRETGMTPYETMLSESQERMLIIVRKGQEQVVRDIFAKWDLDAAEIGFVTDTKRMVVKNHGTVVVDIPAHPLAADAPVYHREAKRPAYLDHVQKFDVEKDLPEPKGAELAGILPKLLAAPSIASKRWVYRQYDHQVQKNTVTVPGSDASVIRIETPKGAKYIAMSVDCNGRYCYLDPREGAKAAVAEACRNVTMSGATPLASTDNLNFGNPHNPELFWQLRECVEGLAEGCRTLEVPVTGGNVSLYNQSPKGAIDPTPTMAVVGLIDDPAYITPSSFQNAGDAILLVGGVGSELGGSSYLFEIHGKKQGLPPRVDLNHEKKFLDAVRSLIHAGKVKSAHDCSDGGLAVALAECTFDKGLGAEICLPSPTANSQPPRADVVLFNESSARAILTVAAGDVEATLSHFQKAGIEATRLGTVQGTTLALNVGTEKLTYDVATLRDTYEQAIPHLMEAS; encoded by the coding sequence ATGGACCCCCAGATTACCCCCGAACTCATCGCCCAGCACGGCCTCACGCCGGACGAATACGCCAAGATCCAACAGATCCTCGGACGCGATCCCAATTTCACCGAACTCGGTATTTTCTCCGTCATGTGGTCGGAGCACTGCTCCTACAAAAACTCCCGTCCCGAACTGAAAAAATTCCCCACCACTGGCCCCCGCGTCCTGGTCAAAGCGGGCGAAGAGAACGCCGGCGTGCTCGACATCGGCGATGGCATGGCCGTCTGTTTCAAGATCGAATCGCACAACCACCCCAGCGCCGTCGAGCCATTCCAGGGCGCGGCCACGGGCGTCGGCGGCATCCTCCGCGATATCTTCACCATGGGCGCCCGCCCGGTCGCCAATCTCAACTCCCTCCGTTTCGGTCCCATCACCGGTGATTCGGAAGAAGCCCGCACCAACCGCCGCCTCTTCGCCGGTGTCGTGGCCGGTATCGCCCACTACGGCAACTGCATCGGTGTCCCCACCACGGGCGGGGAGGTCTATTTCGACCCCTCCTACAACGGCAACCCTCTCGTCAATGCCTTCTCCTTGGGCATCCTCCGCCACGACCAGATCCGCAAGGGCGCGGCCACCGGCGTGGGCAACCCCGTCTTCTATGTCGGCGCCAAAACCGGACGCGACGGACTCGCCGGTGCCGCCTTCGCCTCCCGCGACCTGACCGAAGAATCCAAGGAAGACCGCCCCGCCGTCCAGGTCGGCGACCCTTTCATGGAGAAACTCCTCTTGGAAGCCTGTCTCGAACTCTTCCAACACCCCGAAGCCGTCGTCGGCGTGCAGGACATGGGCGCGGCCGGATTGACCTGCTCCACCTGCGAAACCGCCAGCCGTGGCGACTCCGGCATCGAGATCGACCTCGCCAAGGTGCCCCAGCGCGAAACCGGCATGACCCCTTACGAAACCATGCTCTCCGAATCCCAGGAACGCATGCTCATCATCGTCCGCAAGGGTCAGGAGCAGGTGGTCAGGGATATCTTTGCCAAGTGGGATCTTGACGCCGCCGAGATCGGTTTTGTCACCGACACCAAGCGCATGGTCGTCAAAAATCACGGCACGGTCGTCGTCGACATCCCGGCCCACCCCCTGGCCGCCGATGCCCCGGTTTATCATCGCGAGGCCAAACGCCCGGCCTACCTCGACCACGTGCAGAAATTCGACGTGGAAAAGGACCTACCCGAGCCGAAGGGAGCAGAGCTCGCGGGCATCCTCCCCAAACTCCTTGCCGCTCCCAGCATCGCCTCCAAACGTTGGGTCTACCGCCAATACGACCACCAGGTGCAGAAGAACACCGTCACCGTCCCCGGCTCCGACGCCTCCGTCATCCGGATTGAAACACCCAAGGGGGCAAAGTACATAGCCATGTCGGTCGACTGCAACGGCCGTTATTGCTACCTCGATCCCCGTGAAGGCGCCAAGGCCGCCGTGGCCGAGGCCTGCCGCAACGTCACCATGTCCGGGGCCACCCCGCTGGCCTCCACCGACAACCTCAACTTCGGCAATCCCCACAACCCGGAACTCTTCTGGCAACTCCGGGAATGCGTCGAAGGCCTGGCCGAAGGCTGCCGCACCCTCGAAGTCCCCGTCACCGGCGGGAACGTTTCCCTCTACAACCAGAGCCCCAAGGGCGCCATCGACCCCACCCCCACCATGGCCGTCGTCGGCCTGATCGACGACCCCGCCTACATCACCCCGTCGTCGTTCCAGAACGCCGGCGACGCCATCCTCCTGGTCGGCGGCGTCGGCAGCGAATTGGGAGGCTCGTCCTACCTGTTTGAAATCCATGGCAAGAAGCAGGGCCTGCCCCCGCGCGTCGACCTAAATCATGAAAAGAAATTCCTCGATGCCGTCCGCAGCCTGATTCATGCGGGCAAAGTCAAGAGCGCCCACGACTGCTCCGACGGTGGCCTCGCCGTCGCCCTGGCCGAGTGCACCTTCGACAAAGGCTTGGGTGCCGAAATCTGCCTGCCTTCGCCAACAGCCAACAGCCAACCGCCAAGAGCAGACGTAGTTTTGTTCAACGAATCCAGCGCCCGTGCCATCCTCACCGTGGCCGCCGGAGACGTCGAAGCCACGTTGTCCCATTTCCAAAAGGCTGGCATCGAAGCCACCCGCCTCGGCACCGTCCAAGGCACTACCCTGGCCCTGAATGTGGGAACGGAAAAACTGACCTACGACGTGGCCACCCTCCGCGACACCTACGAACAAGCCATCCCGCACCTGATGGAAGCATCCTGA
- a CDS encoding OmpA family protein, whose translation MSRAPLRVFFGLSFFGLLCLGLSSYALLQSRQERDRLALLKDEARNLRDGERLLQGQVGQLRKQFDERETQLQTKEEQLARTEEARLTLEKERAARLLKDKQQEESARAMQEKLASVLKAGEGSVFVDRGRITIRLANQILFRSGEAQLLDESRSVLTTVAALLNNELAGLEVFIEGHTDNVPVSDSIKKRFASNWDLSAARAGAAALFLQNEGKVDPLRLCVVGRADTRPIAPNDTPANQALNRRIDIRIDLNQTTPPESP comes from the coding sequence ATGTCCCGTGCCCCGCTGCGCGTTTTTTTCGGTCTCTCTTTCTTCGGCCTGCTCTGTCTGGGCCTCTCCAGCTACGCCCTTCTGCAGAGCCGCCAGGAGCGCGACCGCCTCGCCCTGCTCAAAGATGAGGCCCGCAACCTCCGCGATGGCGAGCGCCTCCTCCAGGGCCAGGTCGGCCAGCTCCGCAAACAATTCGATGAACGCGAGACCCAGCTCCAAACCAAGGAGGAACAACTCGCCCGCACGGAGGAAGCCCGCCTCACCCTCGAAAAAGAACGCGCCGCCCGCCTGCTCAAGGACAAACAGCAGGAGGAATCCGCCCGGGCCATGCAGGAAAAACTCGCTTCCGTCCTCAAGGCCGGGGAAGGCTCGGTCTTCGTCGACCGCGGCCGCATCACCATCCGCCTGGCCAACCAGATCCTCTTCCGTTCCGGCGAGGCCCAATTGCTCGACGAATCCCGCTCCGTCCTGACCACCGTGGCCGCGCTGCTCAACAACGAACTCGCCGGTCTCGAGGTTTTCATCGAGGGCCACACCGACAACGTCCCGGTCAGTGACTCGATCAAGAAGCGCTTCGCCAGCAACTGGGACCTGTCCGCCGCCCGCGCCGGGGCGGCCGCGCTCTTCCTTCAGAATGAGGGCAAGGTCGATCCCCTCCGGCTCTGCGTGGTCGGACGGGCCGACACCCGCCCCATCGCCCCCAACGACACCCCCGCGAACCAGGCCCTCAACCGCCGCATCGACATCCGCATCGATCTCAACCAAACCACACCGCCAGAGTCTCCCTAA
- a CDS encoding prepilin-type N-terminal cleavage/methylation domain-containing protein, which produces MSIQRGFSLVEMLVAVTVLSLLMVMLFGFFDQATKAWQNSEKKIDAFREVRAALFFIQRDIQQIFVSTKVPWYLYGDPRSGEAVNLVTDTGNSPPASYGDVIFFFSSQSPEYQEVGKNKSNLCAVGYYLSYRPDLGSGGRRSYKLYRYFKSSDDAWSSAGRGLLPFLTSGSSLFVSATTNDEVIARNVIGLEIRPLVYTRDSAGQLAIDGPGTGTDWNDYSYTEPVSGRARGGRNDLPDLMEISLNAFNYDTAAKLSDQDAWHRESNPDTWSPLGSQNIQTFRTRVSLAR; this is translated from the coding sequence ATGTCGATCCAGCGGGGATTCTCCCTGGTGGAAATGCTGGTTGCCGTCACCGTGCTCAGCTTGCTCATGGTCATGTTGTTTGGATTTTTCGACCAAGCCACCAAAGCGTGGCAAAACAGCGAAAAAAAAATCGATGCCTTTCGTGAAGTGCGCGCGGCCCTGTTTTTTATACAACGCGACATTCAGCAAATCTTTGTCAGCACTAAAGTGCCTTGGTATCTGTACGGAGATCCCCGGTCGGGTGAAGCAGTCAATTTGGTCACGGACACCGGCAATTCCCCTCCCGCATCCTATGGGGACGTGATTTTCTTTTTTTCGAGCCAGTCGCCCGAATATCAAGAGGTGGGTAAAAACAAAAGCAATCTCTGCGCCGTGGGCTACTACCTCTCCTACCGCCCCGACTTGGGATCGGGTGGTCGGCGTTCCTACAAGCTTTACCGCTACTTCAAAAGCAGTGACGATGCTTGGAGTAGTGCCGGCCGCGGCCTCCTGCCCTTCCTGACTTCCGGCAGTTCCCTCTTTGTTTCCGCTACCACCAATGACGAAGTCATCGCCCGCAATGTCATCGGGCTGGAAATCCGTCCCCTCGTTTACACCCGTGACAGTGCCGGGCAGTTGGCCATTGACGGTCCGGGCACCGGCACAGACTGGAATGATTACAGCTACACGGAACCCGTCTCGGGGCGCGCACGCGGCGGACGGAACGACCTGCCAGACCTCATGGAAATCAGTCTCAATGCCTTCAATTATGACACCGCAGCGAAGCTGTCCGATCAGGATGCGTGGCACCGTGAAAGCAATCCGGATACGTGGTCGCCCCTTGGATCGCAGAATATTCAGACCTTCCGCACCCGGGTATCTCTAGCAAGATGA
- the purQ gene encoding phosphoribosylformylglycinamidine synthase subunit PurQ produces the protein MKFAVLQFPGSNCDQDAFHAVRDVLKQPVRYAWHKDTRIDADEAVIVPGGFSYGDYLRCGAIARFSPIMAAVKEAAARGQTVLGICNGFQILCEAGLLPGALVRNTGLHFICETVTLSVANSRTRFTQQTRDGDTLRIPIAHGEGNYRVDADTLKAMEDHGQIVFRYAGGAPNGSLGDIAGVCNKEGNVLGMMPHPERACEPLLGSADGLKIFQSLLK, from the coding sequence ATGAAATTTGCCGTTCTTCAATTCCCCGGATCCAATTGCGACCAGGATGCCTTCCACGCCGTTCGCGACGTCCTGAAGCAGCCCGTCCGCTACGCCTGGCACAAAGACACCCGCATCGATGCCGATGAAGCCGTCATCGTCCCCGGCGGATTCTCCTACGGCGACTACCTCCGCTGCGGGGCCATCGCCCGCTTCTCGCCCATCATGGCTGCGGTCAAGGAAGCCGCCGCCCGCGGCCAGACCGTCCTCGGCATCTGCAATGGGTTCCAGATCCTCTGCGAGGCCGGGCTCCTGCCCGGTGCCCTCGTCCGCAACACCGGCCTCCATTTTATCTGTGAAACCGTGACCCTCTCCGTGGCCAACAGCCGGACCCGCTTCACCCAACAAACCCGGGACGGCGACACCCTCCGCATCCCCATCGCCCATGGCGAAGGGAACTATCGTGTGGATGCCGATACGCTCAAGGCCATGGAAGACCACGGCCAGATCGTCTTCCGCTATGCGGGCGGCGCCCCCAATGGATCGCTCGGCGACATTGCCGGGGTTTGCAACAAGGAAGGGAACGTCCTCGGCATGATGCCCCACCCCGAACGCGCCTGCGAGCCCCTGCTGGGCAGCGCCGACGGCCTGAAAATCTTTCAAAGTCTGCTGAAATGA
- the purS gene encoding phosphoribosylformylglycinamidine synthase subunit PurS: MKAIVTVTPKKSILDPQGDAVRKAIHHLGMECVESVRVGKHIELEISGTNVEKTREKLEQAAKDLLSNPVIEDYKIEIQ, from the coding sequence ATGAAAGCCATCGTCACCGTCACTCCCAAAAAATCCATCCTCGATCCCCAGGGCGACGCCGTCCGCAAAGCCATCCACCATCTCGGCATGGAGTGCGTGGAATCGGTGCGCGTCGGAAAGCACATCGAACTGGAAATCTCCGGCACCAACGTGGAGAAAACCAGGGAAAAACTGGAGCAGGCGGCCAAGGACCTGCTGTCCAACCCCGTCATCGAAGATTACAAAATCGAAATCCAATAA
- a CDS encoding sulfite exporter TauE/SafE family protein: MTWTEFSLAALAAVLVGISKAGFGGGTGILATPLMALALPPQLALGVLLPLLITADWVSCWLYRGAWSWKPLLYCLPGCLLGIGAGTFLLGKIDAQLLQRLLGAICLLFCLVQWTKASLQRGAAAVHPGWTSGSAFGFATGLTSTLAHAAGPVFAMYLLPLKLPQRAFLATTVLAFTLVNLFKVPGYLALGVINRTTAGYSLRLALFVILGTLIGEWLNRHCPPAVFTRIIYVILFLTGLELAWGKSLLRAALAFATGSL, translated from the coding sequence ATGACTTGGACTGAGTTTTCCCTCGCCGCCCTGGCGGCTGTTCTGGTGGGCATCTCCAAGGCCGGCTTCGGCGGGGGAACCGGCATCCTCGCCACCCCCCTCATGGCCCTGGCCCTTCCGCCCCAGCTCGCCCTCGGCGTCCTTCTCCCGCTCCTCATCACGGCCGACTGGGTGTCTTGTTGGCTCTACCGGGGGGCTTGGTCCTGGAAACCCCTCCTCTACTGCCTGCCCGGCTGCCTGCTCGGCATCGGGGCCGGCACCTTCCTGCTCGGCAAGATCGATGCCCAGCTTCTCCAACGCCTGCTCGGCGCCATCTGTCTCCTCTTCTGCCTGGTGCAGTGGACCAAGGCCTCCCTCCAACGTGGCGCGGCCGCCGTGCATCCCGGTTGGACCAGCGGGTCCGCTTTCGGATTCGCCACCGGCCTCACTTCCACCCTGGCCCATGCCGCCGGGCCGGTCTTCGCCATGTATCTCCTCCCGCTCAAGCTCCCCCAGCGCGCCTTCCTCGCCACCACCGTCCTCGCCTTCACCCTGGTCAATCTCTTCAAGGTCCCGGGCTACCTCGCCCTGGGTGTCATCAACCGCACCACCGCCGGCTACTCGCTCCGCCTGGCGCTTTTTGTCATCCTGGGCACCCTGATTGGCGAGTGGCTCAACCGCCATTGTCCGCCCGCCGTCTTCACCCGGATCATCTACGTCATCCTCTTCCTCACCGGACTCGAACTGGCCTGGGGGAAAAGCCTGTTGCGCGCAGCCCTTGCCTTTGCTACTGGTTCACTATGA
- a CDS encoding choice-of-anchor D domain-containing protein codes for MKNWLHSLPLALLALGFGFGTAQAQTSFTPGNLIVNRVGNGTALTSSATPVALLEYTPSGTLQQTVTIPSTGSNQQTEAGTSTANGYLNTNGTLLAVPGYNQTEGTTAIPNTNTKVVQIFGSNASVASRVVFPTSGTIPFSGAAIRSAVPVTSNTFYATGGGSGVWYYDGTNFVNTSTTATNLRVVKIFNGNLYFSTGAGTRGIYKVGSGLPTGSGVTSATVFETGATSSPYGFSVSADGNTIYVADDSTIASGGGIQKWTFNGSVWSKTYTLGTGTGSTVGVRGLTVDYSGANPIIYATTTDTASRLIKITDTGASSTATTLATAPTNYAFRGVDFAPTSTPEIVVESPVNTAIASGGTRALGNNTVGVTVNATFTVRNTGTADLVLSNIAVSGDADFTLASSNNATIGSGSSQNVTVNFTPASGSRAAILTLTNNDADENPYTINLIGTGVVGAVAPTVTTLAVSSVGTGNATLNGSISADGGAALTDRGFVFSDTVTTPTIGNGTQVQANPATLGNFSVTQSAGLVANTLYYQQAYATNNASLTGYGGVLTFTTLPNAPTIAAATSVSTTSFTANWSAPTGGNASYTYTLEFDDNNDFSSTVVSVNLASNTTSYQVTGLTGLTTYYYRIKAVNVTGSSDWSGTASATTTDNVVSLTALDGNYTESFDTLSNNGTSSVTPTGWFFSENGTGSPNNTYGAGNGSSNTANTYSLGADGSTERAFGGLQSGSLNPTVGTKLTNNTGVSVNALEVAYSAETWRVGNNTRSDGFIFQYTTGSPTSLIDGNVTWTTVPELNYTNNSSTAGSAPLSGSSAPIQTGNVTATITNLSLANGASIWFRWLDTNAADADDAIGIDDFRVTPRNLAAAPEIVLSDGVNTIPNGGTDPVGSVNVGSTATVPYDIFNTGTLALNLGNATITSTSNATATVNTQPESVVDAEIGITSLSIDVTPTAAGPWSVTVSLPNDDPDESTTSWTITGNGRSVASVSLNATNTPYSENFNTLANTANTTSSTLPSGWYFEESGSSANLLYTVGNGSSGTGDTYSLGINGDSDRALGSLQSGSLIPTIGAKFQNNTGTPITSLAIAYTGETWRFGSGNSSVSDQLSFQISTDATYIGDIAATWSDVSSLDYNNGGSAAATSGSLQHSGNVTHTITGLNIPGNATFFIRWVDVNAGSTSVTDDAMGIDDFSITANPSASSTPEITLSRNGTITNGGTDNVGTLSYGVASEVTTTLTNDGDADLVFSGNVTVTGSTNANATVTLQPAATVTAGNSTTTTVSITPTAAGAWSVTLSLPNNDSDENPATWTITGNAQSPFQTWKDGYSFGGGNSTAGGDPNNDGLTNLESYALGIDPVAASPTGARSRLAATVDTVTAGGPWFAITHRRLKSAAGVTINVRSFTTPGGSPTTLVHDGVNVVKEVANSDVDGDGLVELVRYRVLLNAATRRFFDVNVVAE; via the coding sequence ATGAAAAACTGGCTCCATTCACTCCCACTCGCACTTCTGGCCCTCGGCTTCGGTTTTGGAACCGCCCAAGCCCAGACTTCATTCACCCCGGGTAACCTGATCGTCAACCGGGTCGGTAATGGAACGGCGCTTACTTCAAGTGCCACACCGGTTGCCCTTCTGGAGTACACACCCTCGGGCACGCTCCAGCAGACAGTGACCATTCCCTCTACTGGGAGCAATCAACAGACTGAAGCCGGAACTTCCACCGCCAACGGGTACCTAAACACCAACGGAACGCTCCTTGCCGTCCCCGGTTACAATCAAACTGAGGGAACGACAGCCATTCCCAACACCAACACGAAGGTTGTTCAGATCTTCGGCAGCAATGCCAGCGTGGCATCCCGAGTGGTGTTTCCCACTTCAGGCACGATTCCGTTTTCAGGCGCAGCGATCCGCAGTGCGGTCCCGGTGACTAGCAACACGTTTTACGCTACAGGTGGCGGCTCCGGGGTTTGGTACTACGATGGCACCAATTTCGTCAATACCAGTACCACAGCTACCAATCTCCGTGTTGTGAAAATTTTTAACGGAAATTTGTATTTTTCCACAGGGGCCGGAACACGCGGCATTTATAAGGTCGGAAGCGGACTCCCCACTGGATCCGGTGTCACTTCGGCTACCGTTTTTGAAACGGGTGCTACTTCTAGCCCCTACGGCTTTTCAGTGAGTGCCGATGGAAATACGATCTACGTCGCCGACGACTCTACCATAGCTAGCGGGGGAGGAATTCAAAAATGGACTTTTAACGGCTCCGTTTGGTCGAAAACCTACACCCTAGGAACTGGAACGGGCAGCACGGTCGGTGTCCGCGGCTTAACAGTCGACTACTCCGGCGCCAATCCCATCATCTACGCAACCACCACGGACACCGCCAGTCGCCTTATCAAAATCACCGATACCGGGGCGTCGTCCACCGCCACCACCCTGGCCACTGCCCCCACCAACTACGCCTTCCGTGGCGTCGATTTCGCCCCCACCTCCACCCCGGAAATCGTCGTCGAATCCCCGGTCAACACCGCCATCGCCTCCGGCGGCACACGCGCCCTTGGCAATAACACTGTCGGCGTGACGGTCAACGCCACCTTCACCGTCCGCAACACCGGAACGGCCGACCTCGTTCTCTCCAACATCGCCGTCTCCGGAGATGCCGACTTCACCCTGGCCAGCTCCAACAACGCTACCATCGGCTCAGGCAGCAGCCAAAACGTCACCGTCAACTTCACCCCCGCCTCCGGAAGTCGCGCCGCGATTCTGACCCTGACCAATAACGATGCGGACGAAAATCCCTACACTATCAACCTAATAGGAACCGGCGTCGTCGGAGCCGTGGCCCCCACCGTGACCACGCTAGCCGTCTCCTCGGTTGGCACCGGAAACGCCACCTTGAACGGCTCCATCTCCGCCGACGGCGGTGCCGCCCTGACCGACCGCGGCTTTGTCTTCAGTGACACCGTCACCACACCCACGATCGGCAACGGCACCCAAGTCCAGGCCAATCCGGCCACGCTGGGTAACTTCTCCGTCACCCAATCTGCGGGGCTGGTGGCCAACACGCTCTACTACCAACAGGCCTACGCCACGAACAACGCCTCCCTCACCGGCTATGGTGGGGTCCTGACCTTCACCACCCTCCCGAACGCCCCTACCATCGCCGCTGCCACCAGCGTCTCGACCACCTCCTTCACCGCCAACTGGTCCGCCCCAACTGGTGGGAACGCCTCCTACACCTACACCCTCGAATTTGATGACAACAACGACTTCTCTTCGACCGTGGTCTCAGTCAACCTCGCGTCCAATACCACCAGTTACCAAGTCACCGGGCTGACCGGCCTGACCACCTATTACTACCGGATCAAAGCCGTCAACGTCACCGGTTCCTCGGACTGGTCCGGCACCGCATCGGCGACGACGACTGACAACGTGGTCAGCCTGACCGCCCTCGATGGAAACTACACGGAAAGCTTCGACACCCTTTCCAACAATGGCACCTCCAGCGTAACGCCCACGGGTTGGTTCTTCTCGGAAAATGGAACAGGCAGTCCCAACAACACCTACGGCGCTGGTAATGGTTCGAGCAATACGGCCAACACCTACAGCCTCGGAGCCGACGGATCGACCGAGCGGGCCTTCGGCGGTCTCCAATCCGGCAGCCTCAACCCGACCGTCGGCACCAAGCTGACCAACAACACCGGGGTGAGCGTCAACGCCTTGGAAGTCGCCTACAGCGCGGAAACCTGGCGCGTGGGCAACAATACCCGCAGCGATGGTTTCATCTTCCAATACACCACCGGCAGCCCGACCTCTCTGATCGATGGTAATGTCACCTGGACCACCGTTCCGGAATTAAACTACACCAACAACAGTTCCACTGCGGGATCTGCGCCTTTGTCCGGAAGCAGCGCTCCGATCCAGACCGGGAACGTCACAGCCACCATCACCAACCTCAGCCTTGCCAACGGGGCCTCGATCTGGTTCCGCTGGCTGGACACCAATGCCGCCGACGCAGATGACGCCATCGGTATCGACGACTTCCGCGTCACGCCGAGGAACCTGGCCGCAGCCCCGGAAATTGTCCTGTCCGATGGGGTTAATACCATTCCCAATGGGGGCACGGATCCCGTTGGCAGCGTGAATGTCGGCAGCACCGCCACGGTGCCCTACGACATATTCAACACGGGAACCCTCGCCCTCAATTTGGGCAATGCCACCATCACATCGACCAGCAACGCCACCGCTACGGTGAACACGCAGCCCGAATCGGTCGTGGACGCGGAGATCGGCATCACGTCGCTCTCGATTGATGTCACCCCGACTGCCGCCGGTCCGTGGTCCGTCACCGTCAGTCTCCCCAACGACGACCCCGATGAAAGCACGACCAGCTGGACCATCACCGGTAACGGGCGCAGTGTTGCTTCGGTCAGCCTCAACGCCACCAACACGCCCTATAGCGAGAACTTCAACACCCTTGCCAATACGGCCAACACCACGTCCTCGACTCTTCCGTCTGGTTGGTATTTTGAGGAAAGCGGCTCCTCGGCCAACCTCCTCTACACCGTTGGCAACGGCTCCAGCGGAACCGGCGACACCTATAGCCTAGGCATCAATGGGGACAGTGATCGCGCCCTGGGCAGCCTACAATCCGGGTCCTTGATCCCGACCATCGGGGCCAAGTTCCAGAACAATACCGGCACCCCCATCACCTCTCTGGCCATTGCCTATACCGGCGAAACCTGGCGTTTTGGCTCTGGGAACAGTTCTGTCAGCGACCAGTTGAGCTTCCAAATCAGCACCGATGCCACTTACATCGGTGACATCGCTGCCACTTGGAGCGACGTCTCATCCTTAGATTACAACAATGGGGGCAGTGCCGCGGCTACGAGTGGATCCCTCCAGCACTCCGGAAACGTCACCCATACCATCACCGGCCTGAACATCCCCGGTAACGCCACCTTCTTCATTCGATGGGTCGACGTCAACGCCGGTTCTACTTCCGTCACCGACGACGCCATGGGCATCGATGACTTCAGTATCACGGCCAACCCGAGCGCTTCCAGCACCCCGGAGATCACCCTCTCACGCAACGGCACCATCACCAATGGGGGCACGGACAACGTCGGCACCCTCAGCTACGGGGTGGCCAGTGAGGTCACCACCACCCTGACCAACGACGGAGATGCCGACCTCGTCTTCTCCGGCAACGTCACCGTGACGGGCAGCACCAATGCCAACGCCACCGTCACCCTCCAGCCCGCAGCCACCGTCACTGCTGGCAACAGCACCACCACCACGGTCAGCATCACGCCCACAGCCGCTGGGGCATGGTCGGTCACGCTCAGCCTCCCCAACAACGACTCGGATGAAAATCCCGCCACCTGGACCATCACCGGCAACGCGCAAAGCCCCTTCCAAACCTGGAAGGATGGATACAGCTTCGGCGGCGGCAACAGCACCGCAGGTGGTGATCCGAACAACGATGGCCTGACCAACCTCGAGTCCTACGCCCTCGGGATTGATCCCGTGGCCGCATCACCCACCGGCGCCCGGTCCCGGTTGGCCGCCACCGTTGACACCGTCACCGCGGGCGGCCCGTGGTTTGCCATCACCCATCGCCGCCTCAAATCGGCCGCCGGCGTGACCATCAACGTCCGGTCGTTCACCACCCCGGGAGGATCCCCCACCACCCTGGTCCATGACGGCGTCAATGTGGTCAAGGAAGTGGCCAACAGCGATGTGGATGGTGACGGCCTGGTCGAATTGGTCCGCTACCGCGTCCTGCTCAACGCAGCCACCCGGCGCTTCTTCGACGTGAACGTGGTTGCCGAATAA